The Carassius carassius chromosome 2, fCarCar2.1, whole genome shotgun sequence genome has a segment encoding these proteins:
- the LOC132105564 gene encoding uncharacterized protein LOC132105564 has translation MSPKKHKCSVVGCNNEHSSFHLLPTSEPLKTRWMDFIYEGKAPLKIPKYVYVCANHFLTDCFQNEGQFKAGLASKLILKCGSLPTVRDPTSPPEEASTSTRSCRTRDIGVQTETSKLCSVGTQLSMRTLQTHHRSISVQTETTLSSFDVSTKLVSHTAVASSTPLKTSSKRPCLDLEEDEDILQECSSILTAQETDVTFNPAEADTSITEPKDLSAQESSPIQKICKYIVYETCIMELFEVCPVCHRSCHIRSQRIGTFLRVEQLCHHCQFSRKWNSQPILGSTPAGNLHLSAAVYLSGASFFTIEKIFAAMKLHLFKYDTFRRHARMCIEPAIVYKWRNWQYEMLQLLAQREKVIVGGDMRADSPGHSAKYGSYTIMDLETNTVVDVQLVQSNEVGGSYHMEKEGLKRGLDFLDARGVTLDCIVTDRHPQIQKFLRERNVNQFYDVWHIEKGISKQLEKVCKLKGCEKIRKWLHSIKNHIYWTAASSSSGPERVAKWTSMLNHMQNKHTHEDSNFPACLHGTRRSRDTKKWLAAGTLPYLKLEKVLSNKRIVKDVAKLSPHYQTSSIEVFHSVILRFTPKNVVFPFLGMLCRLYLAALHYNENAGRPQATTAAARPVFKVTFPKAKKGEYRVREVKTQATFRYVDDLLDLIFDKVFVDPAPYVDDVLRIPIPPALCAEFDRPEKEEAISSRVSRFNQ, from the exons ATGTCTCCTAAGAAACATAAGTGTTCTGTTGtgggatgtaataatgaacatagtagTTTTCACTTACTTCCGACATCAGAGCCACTGAAAACGCGGTGGATGGATTTTATTTACGAAGGAAAGGCGCCACTCAAAATTCCAAAATACGTTTATGTTTGCGCGAATCATTTTTTGACTGACTGTTTTCAGAACGAAGGTCAATTCAAAGCAGGTCTTGCTTCAAAGTTAATCCTCAAGTGTGGATCGTTGCCTACTGTTCGCGATCCAACGTCACCTCCAGAAGAA GCCAGCACATCGACACGAAGCTGTAGAACGAGGGATATTGGCGTGCAGACAGAAACATCAAAGCTATGCAGTGTTGGTACACAACTGTCAATGAGGACGCTTCAAACACACCACAGGAGTATca GTGTCCAGACAGAGACAACATTGTCAAGTTTTGATGTTAGCACAAAATTAGTTTCTCATACAGCTGTTGCGTCTTCCACGCCCCTCAAGACTTCATCAAAGAGACCTTGTCTGGACCTTGAGGAAGATGAAGATATCCTACAGGAATGCTCTTCAATACTAACAGCACAAGAGACTGATGTCACATTTAATCCTGCAGAGGCAGACACATCAATAACAGAGCCAAAAGACTTGTC agctcAGGAATCCAGCCCTATTCaaaaaatttgtaaatatattgtctaTGAGACCTGCATCATGGAACTGTTTGAGGTGTGCCCAGTATGTCATAGAAGCTGTCATATAAGATCACAAAGGATTGGAACATTTCTACGTGTTGAACAACTCTGCCACCATTGTCAGTTCTCACGGAAATGGAACAGTCAGCCGATTTTGGGCAGTACTCCAGCTGGAAACCTTCACCTTTCTGCTGCTGTGTATCTCAGTGGTGCATCATTTTTCACAATTGAAAAG ATATTTGCAGCTATGAAGTTACATCTTTTCAAGTACGACACCTTTCGTCGTCATGCACGAATGTGCATTGAGCCTGCTATTGTTTACAAATGGAGAAACTGGCAGTATGAGATGCTACAGCTGTTGGCTCAAAGGGAAAAGGTCATTGTTGGAGGAGATATGAGGGCTGACTCACCAG GGCACTCTGCCAAATATGGCAGTTACACAATAATGGACCTTGAGACAAACACCGTTGTTGATGTACAACTCGTCCAG AGTAATGAAGTGGGAGGAAGTTACCACATGGAAAAGGAAGGTTTGAAGAGAGGTCTTGACTTTTTGGATGCTCGTGGAGTGACTCTGGACTGCATTGTGACTGACCGACATCCGCAAATACAAAAATTCCTCAGGGAACGCAATGTCAACCAATTCTATGATGTCTGGCACATAGAGAAAG GAATTTCAAAGCAGTTGGAAAAAGTGTGCAAGTTGAAGGGTTGTGAGAAAATACGTAAATGGTTGCATAGTATAAAAAACCACATCTATTGGACTGCTGCATCATCAAGCAGTGGACCTGAAAGAGTGGCTAAATGGACGTCTATGCTAAACCATATGCAAAATAAGCACACACATGAAGACAGCAATTTTCCAGCATGTCTACATGGAACAAGGAGAAGTCGAGACACAAAAAAGTGGCTAGCTGCTG GAACACTGCCATATCTCAAGTTGGAGAAAGTTCTCTCCAACAAGAGAATTGTGAAGGATGTTGCCAAGCTAAGTCCGCACTATCAGACTTCTTCTATCGAGGTTTTCCACAGTGTAATACTACGGTTTACACCAAAAAATGTGGTTTTTCCATTTCTGGGAATGTTGTGCAG ACTATACCTGGCTGCACTACATTACAATGAGAATGCCGGGCGTCCTCAAGCCACAACAGCAGCTGCTCGACCGGTGTTCAAAGTGACCTTTCCAAAGGCCAAGAAGGGAGAATACCGGGTCAGAGAAGTTAAGACACAAGCAACATTCA GATATGTGGATGACCTGCTGGACCTCATATTTGATAAAGTCTTTGTGGATCCTGCACCATATGTGGATGATGTTTTGAGGATACCAATACCACCAGCATTGTGTGCAGAGTTTGACCGGCCAGAGAAGGAGGAGGCCATCTCTAGTAGGGTATCTCGCTTTAATCAATAG
- the LOC132105580 gene encoding protein GOLM2-like isoform X2, producing MIGFSANRRGGRLPSFILVALLVIIVILSFNYWSVSTKHGRLLDELAEMQTQVKRTDAARSRLEKRNSELMMQVDTHRKQIDQKDGDYSVLESKLQARDALVKACSDEKNKLQNDVSTQMSEIHRLKEQMKELRQEVIRQEDQLREVRKNSTNLEKKLEYESLQCGRQIAELKAEYEESKKGVEEEAAKLRQSLLENRKVDTGGQKVEVDLDQPIKRKEVDTAERHTVAAQQNEGPALKDDMGKPGSDAGMPGIEDSEVGKIEDAQFALKKPAITPQKHMEPAEAVALLKEERAGFGAGAGARPGDDLARGQPLDRPDMPQNLHLGNNDVPVQQQVPKPMEDKPLLFDKDNKAGIKADEFGEQRRRLGAEGLKAEGVGLPPPPNPAQVLPKPIDPHNGRDHVPADLPRPRQNDEDREAPGERVVDYGKRHQAIDVL from the exons ATGATCGGCTTCAGCGCGAATCGACGTGGAGGTCGCCTCCCGTCCTTCATTCTGGTTGCGTTATTGGTGATAATCGTCATTCTGTCGTTTAACTACTGGAGTGTGTCCACTAAGCACGGGCGGCTGCTGGACGAGCTGGCCGAGATGCAGACGCAGGTGAAGCGCACGGACGCGGCGCGCTCGCGCCTGGAGAAGAGAAACTCCGAGCTGATGATGCAGGTGGACACGCACCGGAAACAGATCGATCAAAAGGACGGAGACTACAGCGTGCTGGAGAGCAAACTACAGGCCAGGGATGCGTTGGTCAAAGCCTGCTCCGATGAAAAG AATAAGCTGCAAAATGACGTCAGCACCCAGATGTCAGAGATTCACAGACTGAAAG AGCAAATGAAGGAATTGAGGCAGGAGGTCATCCGACAGGAAGACCAACTGAGGGAAGTGCGGAAAAACAGCACCAATTTGGAAAAAAAGCTAGAGTACGAGAG CTTGCAGTGTGGCCGACAAATAGCTGAGCTGAAGGCAGAATATGAAGAGAGCAAGAAAGGTGTAGAAGAAGAGGCAGCAAAACTCAGACAG AGTTTATTAGAGAATCGTAAAGTGGACACAGGGGGTCAGAAGGTGGAGGTGGATCTAGATCAACCAATCAAAAGAAAAGAGGTGGACACTGCAGAGCGCCACACAGTGGCTGCACAGCAAAATGAGGGTCCAGCTCTCAAAG ATGATATGGGTAAACCTGGTAGCGATGCTGGCATGCCTGGCATTGAGGACAGTGAAGTAGGCAAGATAGAAGATGCACAGTTTG CGCtaaagaagccagccatcacgccGCAGAAGCACATGGAGCCCGCAGAAGCTGTGGCATTGCTGAAGGAGGAGAGGGCAGGGTTTGGAGCTGGAGCTGGTGCCAGACCAGGGGATGATTTGGCCCGCGGGCAACCGTTGGACCGACCAGACATGCCCCAAAACCTGCATTTGGGGAACAACGATGTACCTGTGCAGCAGCAGGTTCCAAAGCCGATGGAAGACAAACCTCTGCTGTTTGACAAAGATAATAAGGCAGGCATAAAGGCAGATGAGTTTGGGGAGCAGCGCAGACGGCTGGGAG CTGAGGGTTTAAAGGCAGAGGGAGTTGGACTTCCTCCTCCTCCTAACCCGGCTCAGGTCCTTCCCAAACCCATCGACCCACACAATGGCAGAGATCATGTGCCCGCTGACCTTCCACGTCCCCGTCAGA acGATGAAGATCGGGAGGCTCCAGGTGAAAGGGTTGTGGATTATGGAAAGCGACATCAAGCCATTGATGTCCTGTAG
- the LOC132105572 gene encoding P2X purinoceptor 7-like: MAESERPAVLYGIQPYMFEPESDPDDEETPAEETQLRMEQDVSEWCLCGKCEKMATEPENICCREIEQVTRRMKQLQVTPSCMVDHPGMDPVCFNVFSLQNAFNIYRADYGPLRLRGVQHRYRFLAYRSFVSWCWGFLGRKVRVVIPACVVLRIQREFPDAQGSYVGFRPPID; encoded by the exons ATGGCTGAGAGTGAGAGACCCGCTGTTTTGTACGGCATTCAGCCGTATATGTTTGAACCCGAATCAGACCCAGATGATGAAGAGACTCCGGCAGAAGAAACACAATTGAGAATGGAGCAGGACGTCTCTGAATG GTGCTTATGTGGCAAATGTGAGAAGATGGCTACAGAACCAGAAAATATATGCTGCAGGGAGATAGAAcag GTTACAAGACGGATGAAACAACTTCAAGTCACTCCATCATGTATGGTAGACCATCCCGGAATGGATCCAGTTTGTTTCAATGTGTTTTCGTTACAAAACGCTTTTAACATTTACAGGGCTGACTATGGTCCCCTGCGACTTCGTGGAGTACAACA tCGTTACAGATTTTTAGCTTATCGGAGTTTTGTGAGCTGGTGCTGGGGTTTCCTTGGACGAAAAGTTCGAGTTGTGATTCCAGCCTGTGTGGTCCTGAGGATTCAAAGAGAGTTTCCTGATGCCCAGGGTAGTTATGTAGGTTTTCGACCACCTATTGATTAA
- the LOC132105580 gene encoding protein GOLM2-like isoform X1, whose protein sequence is MIGFSANRRGGRLPSFILVALLVIIVILSFNYWSVSTKHGRLLDELAEMQTQVKRTDAARSRLEKRNSELMMQVDTHRKQIDQKDGDYSVLESKLQARDALVKACSDEKNKLQNDVSTQMSEIHRLKEQMKELRQEVIRQEDQLREVRKNSTNLEKKLEYESLQCGRQIAELKAEYEESKKGVEEEAAKLRQSLLENRKVDTGGQKVEVDLDQPIKRKEVDTAERHTVAAQQNEGPALKDDMGKPGSDAGMPGIEDSEVGKIEDAQFALKKPAITPQKHMEPAEAVALLKEERAGFGAGAGARPGDDLARGQPLDRPDMPQNLHLGNNDVPVQQQVPKPMEDKPLLFDKDNKAGIKADEFGEQRRRLGAEGLKAEGVGLPPPPNPAQVLPKPIDPHNGRDHVPADLPRPRQSRFFDENESPVDLQHGNKLADYNGDDGNVGEYEADKQAELAYNEEEDGDGGEEDVQDDEDREAPGERVVDYGKRHQAIDVL, encoded by the exons ATGATCGGCTTCAGCGCGAATCGACGTGGAGGTCGCCTCCCGTCCTTCATTCTGGTTGCGTTATTGGTGATAATCGTCATTCTGTCGTTTAACTACTGGAGTGTGTCCACTAAGCACGGGCGGCTGCTGGACGAGCTGGCCGAGATGCAGACGCAGGTGAAGCGCACGGACGCGGCGCGCTCGCGCCTGGAGAAGAGAAACTCCGAGCTGATGATGCAGGTGGACACGCACCGGAAACAGATCGATCAAAAGGACGGAGACTACAGCGTGCTGGAGAGCAAACTACAGGCCAGGGATGCGTTGGTCAAAGCCTGCTCCGATGAAAAG AATAAGCTGCAAAATGACGTCAGCACCCAGATGTCAGAGATTCACAGACTGAAAG AGCAAATGAAGGAATTGAGGCAGGAGGTCATCCGACAGGAAGACCAACTGAGGGAAGTGCGGAAAAACAGCACCAATTTGGAAAAAAAGCTAGAGTACGAGAG CTTGCAGTGTGGCCGACAAATAGCTGAGCTGAAGGCAGAATATGAAGAGAGCAAGAAAGGTGTAGAAGAAGAGGCAGCAAAACTCAGACAG AGTTTATTAGAGAATCGTAAAGTGGACACAGGGGGTCAGAAGGTGGAGGTGGATCTAGATCAACCAATCAAAAGAAAAGAGGTGGACACTGCAGAGCGCCACACAGTGGCTGCACAGCAAAATGAGGGTCCAGCTCTCAAAG ATGATATGGGTAAACCTGGTAGCGATGCTGGCATGCCTGGCATTGAGGACAGTGAAGTAGGCAAGATAGAAGATGCACAGTTTG CGCtaaagaagccagccatcacgccGCAGAAGCACATGGAGCCCGCAGAAGCTGTGGCATTGCTGAAGGAGGAGAGGGCAGGGTTTGGAGCTGGAGCTGGTGCCAGACCAGGGGATGATTTGGCCCGCGGGCAACCGTTGGACCGACCAGACATGCCCCAAAACCTGCATTTGGGGAACAACGATGTACCTGTGCAGCAGCAGGTTCCAAAGCCGATGGAAGACAAACCTCTGCTGTTTGACAAAGATAATAAGGCAGGCATAAAGGCAGATGAGTTTGGGGAGCAGCGCAGACGGCTGGGAG CTGAGGGTTTAAAGGCAGAGGGAGTTGGACTTCCTCCTCCTCCTAACCCGGCTCAGGTCCTTCCCAAACCCATCGACCCACACAATGGCAGAGATCATGTGCCCGCTGACCTTCCACGTCCCCGTCAGA GCCGTTTCTTTGATGAAAATGAGTCCCCTGTAGATCTGCAACACGGTAATAAGCTGGCGGACTATAACGGGGATGATGGCAACGTGGGTGAGTATGAGGCGGACAAGCAGGCCGAGCTGGCCTACAATGAGGAAGAGGATGGTGATGGTGGGGAGGAAGACGTCCAAG acGATGAAGATCGGGAGGCTCCAGGTGAAAGGGTTGTGGATTATGGAAAGCGACATCAAGCCATTGATGTCCTGTAG